The DNA window TCATCTGTTAGTCCAACCGGTTgtcagtgtcatcctcatcctctgcaAGCTTGTCGATCAGCATCTCCATCGCCTCGATGTACCTCGGCATGTAATGGTCTCTGATCATGGTTCTCGCCAGCCGGATCTTGCCATACATGCTGCGAGGGGTCTCATAGATGGCAACTACCTCATTCTGGTGGCATTGCTCGCCTGTGCTCAGCCCTTCTGGTGCTGGCAGCTCAACCATGTGCATGATTCTGCCCGGAGGGTACAGCTGGTGAGGATCCTGGGAGACCATTTGCGATGATCGCAAGGCCTTCAGAAGCTGATCCATGTGTTCTTGGTCTGTTGCTTTCTCCTCTGGGTCAGTCTCCACTGAATCTGATTTCTGACGGTTGAGTTCTCCAGGAAAGCATGAGGCTGGTTCTCTTGCAATTGTTGGCTTTTCAGTGTTTTGCTCGGTTCCTCTGTATGCAGGCATCAATGCTGGAATGCCCTGAGTGGGGTTCACCAGAGCCTCCAGAAATTGCGTATTAACAGCGACAGATGACCAGCAGGACAGTGAAGAGTGCTTCTGCACAGCGGCACGCACATTTGCTGAAAGGTTCAACTCATCCTGGGATGGCATGAGGAATCAGTTCAGTGAATTACAAATAAAAACATCAAAGAATGCTTTTTGGAGAGTGGCCACATCAATATGACAGTAATACAATGAGTTTCTTCAAAGAACATGGTGTTTAGGGTTTACCATAGGAGTGTTGTCAGACCCTGTGTTGGATACAAAGGGAATGTGGGATCGCATGAAATTCACAGAGCTATTTACAAAACCCAAGATTCTTGTTTGCTGAATTTGTTCTTGGAGGTCTGGAGCCCATGACGATGCCATAACCTGCATAAGATTTTAAGACAACTTAAAGGCTATTAATTAATGGGAGAAAGTGTGTTTCATAGTTCCAGACGTCACTACTACTTGAAACTCAGTAAACACGGGGTACCTCTAACCTCTGTGCGAAGGTTGGCAGCTGAAGCTTTGCCGAAAGATGGCACCATGTCGTTTTTGTTGACAACAGAGGTAACGAAGTCTTTGCCTGACTCAGCCAAGTCCCAGGTCATGCAAGCAGCTGGACAGGAGCACTTCAAAGTGTTAGAATACCATAGGAGCACATCTAATAACAGGTGTTTATATGGCACATCTTGCAACCAGATACCAAGAAAAGGGGAATGTGACAGCTTTGTTGTGGAAACTTATGGTTGCTCCTACATAGTACTCTGTTGGGTATTAGATAGTTGTTTGTTTTAGATTAGCTACTTTTATATTTCAATACTAAGAAATTATATCAGTGTAAAGTGTTAACAAGAATCCATGGCAGTGAACTTTGCTATGCTTAAGTTAGCATGccatgattttttattttttacttCTTTTGTTGATATTGATGTGTTTGATAGCCAAATCTTAGTTTCGACTTGAATTCTGTACCTGGTCCAAACGCAATACATGAGGATGATGATAACTTATTGTCCTCGCGTAGCATGTATGTTAATATCGCAGCAATACCAGCTCCCATTGAATGCCCAATGATCTAAAATTAGATTAAAATAGTGCAGTTCTGTCAGCCAGAAGCAAATTCGAAGCATTACTTATTTACTTTAGCTTCAGATATGCAgtattttttatttgaattttcccaatattgattgctttAGAGGACAAACAGACACATTATTACTCATATTAGGTTCACTGAGTTCCTTGTAAACTAAACAACAATACTAGGGGATTATTTTTTTTTGGTTAACCAAAATAAATCAATAATTGATATTAACTTAATATCATAATAACATGTGTTGTTTGACCACATAAATCAAATCTCACGCGCATCTTTTATGGTGTACACTGTAACAGAATCAGAAAATCAGAAAAGAGTAAAAAATTACCTTAACTCTGTAGTCTGGGAATTGTTCGACTGCTTTCCTTAGGCATGGAATGGCCTGATCTGCAATCCAACGAGCGGCAGCAACCATTCCACAATGCGCATGTCCAGCCACTAAATTGGATCTACGTCCATCTTGCAACACTGAATGATGGAATGGAACTTCTGCAGCAGTTGCAGCAGTCAGACGATCCTTAGTGCTGGTCGCTCCCCGAATGAAAAGGATGAAGGATTTGGTACTTTCATCGCAGACAACCGTGAATGCAGGCTTCATAAACTGAATAGAATCACAAAGTTCTATGAGGTATCTCCACTTGCAACGTATGCTGTAGAACATCAGCTGGCTCAGGGTAATACAAACCTGTGACTTCGACTTCCTTATGAGAATATCACTCTGTCCATAACCACCAAACTCTAGGAACACTTCATATGGCTTCTTGGAGAAGAACATGCAGAGTCTGAGGTATCTGAGAAGTCCAATCAGCTCCTGCCTTACTCCAGGACCATCCAGGGGCACACAATTGCTGCCAGTGTACTCATGCTGCAGATTGCCCTGGAAATAAACACTAATGAGAGAATGCTTTTCAgtatttttttttgaggaaacgaATGCTTTTCAGTATCATGCATCAAAAAATGTTACAAAGCAGATGGCCAAAATCATGAGTTTTCACTAACAAACCAAATGGTGATTCTTTACATCTCACCAGAGATTTAACAACATTTTAGTCCCTTTCCAGAAAACTGTCAGATGGACAATCAGCCAATAAAACTGcatttttctgaaatttaaaaattGGGAAGTCTTGTATTAGATTTGACAAGTTCATAACCTACAGTAGGAGAAATTGAAGTGAGAAGCAAAGCTTAGACAGGGTAATTTGTCAGAAATCCTAATTATCCTGAATTCTTTAGAGCTGCCAATGCAATAAGTTAACTGACAGAACATATTCTGTTTGGCAACCTCGAATAACTGAAAAAAGCAGCTAGATGTTCATGCAAAAATTCCGAGCTACCATAATATGAATAGAAAAAGGAGAAATTGCAACATCGCAGACCAAGGTAGCATCTGTTACTCCATTCCATTGTTGGATCCTAAATCCAGAACCAGAAAGTACGCCAAAAAAGCATTCTTTTTCTCCAGTTGCTCTTTTATTTTCTCGACAGAAACAAGAACAATCAAGCAAGTTTGACACACACACTCTAAGTTCCAATCTTTTTCTATTTCATCATGGTTAAACAGAGCCACATTTCTATCCGAGCAAGAACACACGCACCGCGCGCCGCCTTCCTACGACGATGACAGCACCTGGATGCGCATGTAGTGGTTGATCCCGAAGGCGATGTCCCCGAGCGGCCACTTGCCGAGCGTTTCGGCGTACGCGAACCCAGCCGTCCTCGACAGAACCGCCACCGCCTCCCTCCAGCTCGCCGGCGCCCGCTCCGGCCACCTCTCCTCCTCCGCGCTCTTCCGCCGCCGAGTCTCGTCGCCAGACGCCGGGGAGAGGCGCCCCGACAGCGAGACGTACACTAGGGCCGCCGTTCCCGCCGCCGACGCGGCCCGTTTCGCCCCCATTACTCTGCGATCGACGGTGGTGCCGGTGCGCGCTGCTGGGAGGCGGGAGCTGGTGGTAGAGCGGAGGCGTGGCTGGCGTGGGCCCGCGCCTAAAATTGGGAGGACGGGTAACACGGGTTTATGGACGGATGGACAGAATTACCCTAAGTTCTCAgatttgttttcttcttctttttttgtttctgatGATTTTGTTTAAAAAGTTCGATCACATTTGATTTAAAAAGTTCGATCACATTCGATTATGTGATACTGTAATTTCGCGAGTTTCTGACGAAGGGCCATTTCTTTGGGTCACTAGGTCAGACCCATGCCAAAACATTGTAAACTAACCTATATCACAACACATAGAAACAGAAAATATAATAAAAGTGAAATAGATAAGACTCATAAACTTACATACACATCCACTCATCCTTATACATACACGTACGCAAACTTATCCTGCTTCTAGGAGCATATTG is part of the Miscanthus floridulus cultivar M001 chromosome 9, ASM1932011v1, whole genome shotgun sequence genome and encodes:
- the LOC136482984 gene encoding uncharacterized protein, giving the protein MGAKRAASAAGTAALVYVSLSGRLSPASGDETRRRKSAEEERWPERAPASWREAVAVLSRTAGFAYAETLGKWPLGDIAFGINHYMRIQGNLQHEYTGSNCVPLDGPGVRQELIGLLRYLRLCMFFSKKPYEVFLEFGGYGQSDILIRKSKSQVCITLSQLMFYSIRCKWRYLIELCDSIQFMKPAFTVVCDESTKSFILFIRGATSTKDRLTAATAAEVPFHHSVLQDGRRSNLVAGHAHCGMVAAARWIADQAIPCLRKAVEQFPDYRVKIIGHSMGAGIAAILTYMLREDNKLSSSSCIAFGPAACMTWDLAESGKDFVTSVVNKNDMVPSFGKASAANLRTEVMASSWAPDLQEQIQQTRILGFVNSSVNFMRSHIPFVSNTGSDNTPMDELNLSANVRAAVQKHSSLSCWSSVAVNTQFLEALVNPTQGIPALMPAYRGTEQNTEKPTIAREPASCFPGELNRQKSDSVETDPEEKATDQEHMDQLLKALRSSQMVSQDPHQLYPPGRIMHMVELPAPEGLSTGEQCHQNEVVAIYETPRSMYGKIRLARTMIRDHYMPRYIEAMEMLIDKLAEDEDDTDNRLD